One Gadus morhua chromosome 13, gadMor3.0, whole genome shotgun sequence genomic window carries:
- the parp3 gene encoding protein mono-ADP-ribosyltransferase PARP3 produces MAPKRRAAASRKAGGKKVKVEPEEETPKPQDAFRAAKEALKAAGPEVKGSRKVDERCGIPSAEVFEDYDCMLNQTNIEDNKNNNKFYVIQVLKADDSYYCWSRWGRVGEAGKGAASSPYSSDQAIKDFEKKFKDKTKNNWADRDNFVAQKGKYTLIEVDGDADAEIKVDEVDGKAVKIVKNVLPVTLDPPTQKLVELIFSQNMFKEAMECMNLDIKKMPLGKLSKMQIAKGFEVLEEMEAALAQRSPRKALEALSSRFFTTVPHNFGRSRPPVIDQQEIIDKKKEMLMVLADIEIAQTLQSETEKALAEEKVEDVPHPVDQNYNSLKCSLELLDGATEEFKVIEKYLKVTANDYNPPKINNVWKVNREDEGARFLENDKLDNRRLLWHGTNIAVVAAILKGGLRIMPHSGGRVGRGIYFASENRKSAGYVCTSKNTGVMFLNEVALGKEFTITKDDGSLRKAPDGYDSVVARGHVEPDPSKDTTITLDGKEVVVAQGKALNQSRFKQSHFSHSEYLIYKESQCRIRYLLELNMH; encoded by the exons ATGGCGCCAAAGAGGAGGGCTGCGGCCTCCCGCAAGGCAGGAGGGAAGAAGGTGAAGgtggagccggaggaggagacgccaAAGCCCCAGGACGCCTTCAGGGCGGCCAAGGAGGCCCTGAAGGCGGCCGGGCCGGAGGTCAAGGGGAGCAGGAAGGTGGATGAGCGATGCGGTATCCCCAGTGCCGAG GTGTTTGAAGACTACGACTGTATGCTGAACCAGACCAACATTGAagacaacaagaacaacaacaagttCTACGTGATCCAGGTCCTCAAGGCAGACGATTCCTACTACTGCTGGAGCCGCTGGGGCCGCGTG GGAGAGGCGGGGAAAGGGGCGGCCTCCAGCCCCTACAGCTCAGACCAGGCCATCAAGGACTTTGAGAAGAAGTTCAAAGACAAGACGAAGAACAACTGGGCGGACCGGGACAACTTCGTGGCCCAGAAGGGGAAGTACACCCTGATCGAGGTGGACGGGGATGCTGACGCCGAGATCAAG GTGGACGAGGTGGACGGGAAGGCCGTGAAGATCGTCAAGAATGTCCTTCCAGTCACTCTGGACCCTCCGACCCAGAAGCTGGTGGAACTCATCTTCAGCCAAAATATGTTCAAAGAAGCGATGGAATGCATGAACCTGG aCATTAAGAAGATGCCCTTAGGCAAGCTGAGTAAGATGCAGATCGCCAAGGGCTtcgaggtgctggaggagatggaggcggcTCTGGCCCAGAGGAGCCCCAGGAAGGCGCTGGAGGCGCTGTCCTCACGCTTCTTCACCACCGTGCCGCACAACTTCGGCCGTAGCCGCCCGCCCGTCATCGACCAACAGGAGATCATCGACAAGAAGAAGGAGATGCTCATG gTGCTGGCCGACATTGAGATCGCCCAGACTCTGCAGTCGGAGACGGAGAAGGCTCTggcggaggagaaggtggaggacgtCCCTCACCCCGTGGACCAGAACTACAACTCCCTGAAGTGCAGCCTGGAGCTCCTAGATGGCGCCACAGAGGAGTtcaag GTCATTGAAAAGTATCTGAAGGTAACGGCCAACGACTACAACCCCCCAAAGATCAACAACGTCTGGAAGGTCAATCGAGAGGATGAG GGGGCGCGCTTCCTCGAGAACGACAAGCTGGACAACCGGCGTCTGCTGTGGCACGGGACCAACATCGCGGTGGTGGCGGCCATCCTGAAGGGCGGTCTCCGCATCATGCCTCACTCCGGGGGCCGCGTGGGGAGAGGGATCTACTTCGCCTCGGAGAACCGCAAGTCTGCTGGATACG TGTGCACCTCTAAGAACACGGGCGTCATGTTCCTGAACGAGGTGGCCCTGGGGAAGGAGTTCACCATCACCAAAGACGACGGCTCCCTGAGGAAGGCTCCCGACGGCTACGACAGCGTGGTGGCCCGGGGCCACGTGGAGCCAG ACCCCTCCAAGGACACCACCATCACTCTGGATGgcaaggaggtggtggtggcccAAGGGAAAGCCCTGAATCAGAGTCGTTTCAAGCAGAGCCACTTCTCCCACAGCGAGTACCTCATCTACAAGGAGAGTCAGTGTCGCATCCGGTACCTTCTGGAGCTGAACATGCACTGA
- the gpr61l gene encoding probable G-protein coupled receptor has protein sequence MAGQSGPVLSVPDDTHHNLNHSLWGPTVPGTGVVTSSQSQLQDLLGLFCMVTLNLIALLANTGVMVAIARAPHLKRFALVCHLCAVDLLCAILLMPLGIISSSPFFGSVVFTVLECQVYIFLNVFLVCLSVLTITAISVERYFYIVHPMRYEVRMSINLAVGVMLFIWLKSALLALVTLFGWPAYGNHSSMAAAHCSLHWSHSRLRRVFAVLFSVLCFLLPALVIFAVYCAVYKVARSAAMQQLPPAAAASAATAAPAWANPAKGRSDSVDSRTTIIAAVAARRLSPERAFSGGKAALTLVLIVGQFLLCWLPYFSFHLRTSLSAAPPGPGVMEEAVTWLAYSSFAVNPFFYGMLNRQIREELVKFRRCCRTPRLELTASSHEGSLQENFLQFIQRTNVTATTTASGCLTSSPRTTAAGAAAGAAAALHLPGQIPEEGASPGDSPPGSQGGDG, from the coding sequence ATGGCCGGGCAGTCCGGTCCCGTGCTCTCTGTGCCAGATGACACCCACCACAACCTCAACCACTCCCTGTGGGGGCCCACCGTCCCGGGCACCGGGGTGGTGACCAGCTCCCAGTCCCAGCTCCAGGACCTGCTGGGCCTGTTCTGCATGGTCACCCTGAACCTGATCGCGCTGCTGGCCAACACGGGGGTCATGGTGGCCATCGCGCGGGCGCCGCACCTCAAGCGCTTCGCCCTGGTGTGCCATCTGTGTGCGGTGGACCTGCTGTGCGCCATCCTGCTCATGCCCCTCGGCATCATCTCCAGCTCGCCCTTCTTCGGCAGCGTGGTCTTCACCGTGCTCGAGTGTCAGGTCTACATCTTCCTCAACGTCTTCCTCGTCTGCCTGTCCGTCCTCACCATCACGGCCATCAGCGTGGAGCGCTACTTCTACATCGTGCACCCCATGCGCTACGAGGTCCGGATGAGCATCAACCTGGCCGTGGGCGTCATGCTCTTCATCTGGCTCAAGTCGGCGCTGCTGGCGCTGGTCACGCTGTTCGGCTGGCCCGCCTACGGCAACCACAGCTCCATGGCCGCCGCCCACTGCTCGCTGCACTGGAGCCACAGCCGGCTGCGCAGGGTCTTCGCCGTGCTCTTCAGCGTGCTGTGCTTCCTGCTGCCCGCGCTGGTCATCTTCGCCGTCTACTGCGCCGTGTACAAGGTGGCGCGCTCGGCCGCCATGCAGCAgctcccccccgccgccgccgcgtccgccgccaccgccgcgccCGCCTGGGCCAACCCGGCCAAGGGCCGCTCGGACTCGGTCGACAGCCGAACCACCATCATCGCCGCCGTCGCGGCCCGCCGCCTGTCCCCCGAGCGCGCCTTCAGCGGGGGCAAGGCGGCGCTCACGCTGGTGCTCATCGTGGGCCAGTTCCTGCTCTGCTGGCTGCCCTACTTCAGCTTCCACCTGCGGACCTCGCTGAGCGCTGCCCCGCCGGGTCCCGGGGTCATGGAGGAGGCCGTCACCTGGCTGGCCTACTCGTCCTTCGCCGTCAACCCCTTCTTCTACGGCATGCTGAACCGGCAGATCCGCGAGGAGCTGGTCAAGTTCCGGCGCTGCTGCCGGACGCCGCGGCTGGAGCTCACGGCCTCCAGCCACGAGGGCTCGCTGCAGGAGAACTTCCTGCAGTTCATCCAGAGGACCAACGTCacggccaccaccaccgcctccggCTGCCTCACCAGCAGCCCCCGGACcacggcggcgggggcggcggcgggggcggcggcggcgcttcACCTCCCGGGGCAGATCCCCGAGGAAGGGGCTTCGCCCGGGGACAGCCCGCCAGGGAGccaggggggagacgggtga
- the ora1 gene encoding olfactory receptor class A-like protein 1 has protein sequence MDLCVTIKGVSFLLQTGLGVLGNALVLLAYVHIAHGADHKLLPTDLILCHLAFSNLVLLLTRCVPQTMTVFGLHDLLDDAGCKVVIYLYRITRALSVCLTCMLSVFQAATLAPDAPRLKAALPALVLPSFAGLWLLNMAVCIAAPFFSIAPRNGTVPAFTLNLGFCHVDFRDYLSYVINGVAVTVRDFAFVLLMLLSSGYILLILHRHSRQVRSMRRGAAQGVETRAAKTVVTLVVLYAVFFGIDNVIWIYMLTVAKVSPVVADMRVFFSSSYAFLSPYFIISSNKRIKGKLVCAVEQQQSPVETQTSNEK, from the coding sequence ATGGATCTCTGCGTGACCATCAAAGGCGTCTCCTTCCTACTACAGACCGGCCTGGGCGTCCTTGGCAACGCGCTTGTGCTCCTGGCCTACGTCCACATCGCCCACGGCGCCGACCACAAGCTCCTCCCCACCGACCTGATCCTGTGCCACCTGGCCTTCTCCAACCTCGTGCTGCTGCTGACGCGCTGCGTGCCCCAGACCATGACCGTGTTCGGCCTCCACGACCTGCTGGACGACGCAGGCTGCAAGGTGGTCATCTACCTGTACCGCATCACCCGGGCGCTGTCCGTCTGCCTCACCTGCATGCTGAGCGTCTTCCAGGCGGCCACCCTGGCCCCCGACGCGCCGCGCCTCAAGGCCGCGCTGCCCGCCCTGGTGCTGCCCTCCTTCGCGGGGCTGTGGCTCCTCAACATGGCCGTCTGCATCGCCGCGCCCTTCTTCTCCATCGCCCCGCGCAACGGCACCGTGCCGGCGTTCACCCTCAACCTGGGCTTCTGCCACGTGGACTTCCGGGACTACCTGTCGTACGTGATCAACGGCGTGGCCGTGACGGTGCGGGACTTTGCCTTcgtgctgctgatgctgctgtccAGCGGCTACATCCTGCTGATCCTCCACCGCCACAGCCGCCAGGTGCGCTCCATGCGGCGGGGGGCGGCGCAGGGGGTGGAGACGCGGGCGGCCAAGACGGTGGTCACCCTGGTGGTGCTCTACGCCGTGTTCTTCGGCATCGACAACGTGATCTGGATCTACATGCTGACGGTGGCCAAGGTGTCGCCGGTGGTGGCCGACATGAGGGTGTTCTTCTCCTCGAGCTACGCCTTCCTCAGCCCCTATTTTATCATCTCGTCCAACAAGAGGATCAAGGGGAAGCTGGTGTGTGCGGTGGAACAGCAGCAGTCTCCGGTGGAGACTCAGACGTCCAATGAGAAATGA